In the genome of Actinomycetes bacterium, the window GGCCGACCTCCGCCCGCTCGCGGCGCGGCTCGAGGGGTACCGCGGCCCGGCCTGGACGGCGTCGGCGATCGTCCTGGTGCGCAGCCAGAACGGGCCCAGCCCCGAGCACGTCCCGGTGACCCGCTGGTCGCTGACCGGTGCGCCGCCGCCGTCCCGCTAGGCTCGCGGGCTGTGAACCCCCGGAGCCGCCGCGTCGTCACGCTGGCCGCTTTGGCCGGCCTCGTCCTGTTCGTGGTCGTCGTCGCTATCACCCGCTAGCGCTCGCACGGGTCACCAGGCGTAGGCCTCCGGGGCCGGGCCGCCCGGGCCGGGGAAGATCTCGTCCAGCCGGGCCAGGGTGTCCTCGTCCAGCGCGACGTCGAGGGCCGAGACGGCGGTGTCCAGCTGTCCCAGCGTCCGCGGCCCGACGATCGGCCCGGTCACCGCAGGCTGGGACAGCAGCCAGGCCAGCGCCACGTCGGCCGGCTCGACGCCCTGCTCGCCGCACAGGTCCTCGTAGGCGGCGATCTGCTCGCGGTGCAACTCCAGGGCCTCCTGGGCCCGGCCCTGGGTCCGCCGCACCCCTTCGCGCTCCTTGCGCAGCACCCCGCCGAGCAGCCCCCCGTGCAGCGGCGACCACGGGATCACGCCGAGCCCGTAGTCGTCGGCCGCCGGCAGCACCTCCAGCTCGACCGAGCGCTCCAGCAGGTTGTAGATCGACTGCTCGCTCACCAGGCCGAGCCCGCCGCGGCGGCGGGCCGCCTCCTGGGCCTTGGCGAGGTGCCAGCCGGCGAAGTTCGAGGAGCCGACGTAGAGCACCTTGCCCTGCTGGCGCAGCACGTCCATGGCACCCCAGATCTCCTCCCAGGGAGTGGCCCGGTCCACGTGGTGCATCTGGTACAGGTCGATGTGGTCGCTCTGCAGCCGGCGCAGCGACGCGTCGCAGGCCCGCCGGATGTTCAGCGCGGACAGCCGGCCCTCGTTCGGCCAGTCGCCCATGTCGCCGTACAGCTTGGTGGCCAGCACGGTCCGCTCCCGGCGGCCCCCGCCCTGCGCGAACCAGCTGCCGATGATCTCCTCGGTGCGGCCCTTGTTCTCGCCCCAGCCGTACACGTTGGCGGTGTCGAAGAAGTTGATGCCGTGCTCGTGGGCGCGGTCCATGATCGCGTGGGACGACGGCTCGTCGGTGACCGGCCCGAAGTTCATGGTGCCGAGGACGATGCGGGAGACGGACAGGCCGCTGCGGCCCAGTTGGGTGTAGTCCATGGACCGACCCTGCCACCGGTCGGGCCAGAATGCACACGTGCCCCAGCCGCTGGACGACGCCCTGGCCGACCTACGGCCGCTGCTCCTGGACCCGGACCGGCTGCTGCGCGCCGTGGCCGGCGGACGGCGGCGCGGCGCAACCCCGACCTGGCGCCGGGTCGAGCTGCGGCCGGTCGACCTCAGGGCCGGCCGCCGGCTGCAGGTGGTCGCCCACGACGCCGCCCAGGCGCACACCCGCAACCACGCGTACGGGCCGGAGGCGGCGACCGCTGTGGACGAGCTGCTGGCCGAGCCGTTCGGCAACTGGCACCTGGAGACCGTCGAGGCGACCGTGCAGCTGCGGGTCACCAAGAAGGGCGAGGCCCAGGTGCACCGCGCCGTCGCGGCCCGCGAGCTGGCGGTGTCGCGGGCCCACGACCGGCCCAAGCCAAGGCTGGTGGACCCGGCCGAGCCGTTCCTGCACGCGCTCGGGGTGACCGACGCCCAGGGCCGGGTCAAGCCGTCCCGGCAGGACAAGTACCACCAGGTCGAGGAGTTCGTGCGCGCCCTGGACGCCGTCCTCGACCCGGCCCGGCTGCCGCATCGGCCGGTGCGCGTCGTCGACCTCGGCTGCGGCAACGCCTACCTCACCTTCGCCGCCTACCGGCACCTCGCCGGTGCCCGCGGCCTGCCGGTCGAGCTGGTCGGCGTCGACGTCAAGGCCCAGGCCCGCGAGCACAACTCCGCGGTCGCGGCGTCGCTGGGCTGGGCGGGCGACGTGCACTTCGTCCAGGGCACCATCTCGGACGCCGACGTGCCCGCCCCCGACGTCGTCCTCGCGCTGCACGCCTGCGACACCGCGACCGACGAGGCGCTGGCCCGCGCGGTCCGCTGGCAGGCCCCGCTGGTGCTCGCGGCGCCGTGCTGCCACAACGACCTCCAGCGCCAGCTGGCCGCCGCGGACCGGCCGCCCGAGCCGTACGGGCTGCTGGCCCGGCACGGGATCCTGCGGGAGCGGTTCGCGGACGTGCTCACCGACGCGCTGCGGGCCGCGCTGCTGCGGCTGCTCGGGTACCGGGTGGAGGTGGTCGAGTTCGTGGCCTCCCAGCACACCCCGCGCAACACCCTGATCCGCGCGGTCCGCACCGGGGCCGCGCCCACGCCCGAGCTGGTGGCGCAGTACCGCGAGCTCACGGCGGCCTGGCAGGTCACGCCGGCGCTGGCCCGGCTGCTGGACGACGAGCTGGCCGACATCCTCCGGTGACCGCTCCCGCCGACGTCAGCCGCCAACTCAGCCGGCGACGCCGAGCCGCCGGCGGCTGGCCAGCAGCCCGGCCATCGCGACCAGTGCCAGCGCCGGCACCAGCAAGAACGCCGCCCGCACGCTGAACGAGTCGGCCAGCGCGCCCAGCGCAAACGGCCCCAGCCCCACCGCGAGCCCGGCGCCCAGCGAGGCGCGGGCCGAGGCCAGGTCGGTTCTGCCGGCCGAGGCGTGCAGCGCCCGCCCGATGGTCAGCGGGTACTGCAGGCCCATGCCGAGGCCGGCCACGACCAGGCCGACGACGGCCAGCCAGGCCACCGGGGCGGCCCAGAACACAGCGAAACCGACGAGCAGGACGCCCAGCGAGCGCAACAGCAGCGCGTCGACCGCGTGCCGCGCCGTCCAACGGCTGCCCAGCAGCCGGGAGACAGTCATGCCGGCCAGCACCGCACCCCAGGACGCCGTCGCGTAGCCGGGCGGCAGCGCGAACCGGGTGCGCAGCAGGTCGCCGGACCACAGCGACAGGCAGAACTCGATGGCGATCACGCAGACCAGCACGCCCCAGCTGACCCAGTACGCCGCGGGCAGCCGCCGCACACCGCCGGGGTGCGCGTCGCGGTGCACCGGCAGCTGCTCCGGCACCGGCACGGTGCGAAAGGACAGGTACACCGCGGCGGCCAGCGGCAGCAGCACGAGCAGGCCGGCCCGCCAGCCCAGCCCGACGGCGACGGCGGCCCCGACCACCAGGGGGGCCACCGTGCCGACACCGCTGGCCATCGCGTTGGCCTGGGACAGCGCGGCCGGCGCCGCCGACCCGTGGTCGTCGGCCAGGACGGCGTTGACCGTGTTGACCAGGAACGACCCGGCCGTCCCGGCGACCAGCGCCCCGGCGAGGGTGACCGGCAGGCTGCGTCCCCCGACGTAGAGCAGCAGGCCGGCACTGATCCCCAGCACGCCGCTCCACAGCACCAGCCGGCGACCGAACCGGGCGACGACCGCCGACCCGGCCAGCCCGGCCACCACGGCACCCACCGCCATCGCGGTGCCGTGCAGGCCGCTGAGCGCGCGGCTGACCCCGAGCTCGGCCCCCACGAGCGGCACGGTGGGCCCGAACCCGTAGAGGAAGAACGCCCACAGCCCGAGCAGCAGGTAGCCCGCCCAGGTCAGCCGGTCCCGGACCAGGCGCGGCCCACGGCTCCCGCTGGGTGCGGCGGCGGTCACCCCAGCTGCGCGACGACGAAGTCGATGCACTCCGTGAGCGCGGCCACGTCGGCCGGGTCGACCGACGGGAACATGGCGATCCGCAGCTGGTTGCGGCCCAGCTTGCGGTACGGCTCGGTGTCCACGATCCCGTTGGCTCGCAACGCCTTGGCCACGGCGGTGGCATCGACGGCGTCGTCCAGGTCGATGGTGCCGACGACCTGCGACCGCTTCGCGGGGTCGGCGACGTACGGCGTCGCGAAGTCGGACTTCTCGGCCCAGGTGTACAGGGCGCCGCTCGACTCGGCGGTGCGCTGAACGCACCAGTCCAGGCCGCCCTGGGAGTTGAACCAGTCGACCTGCTCGGCCATCAGGAAGATGGTGGCGAGCGCGGGGGTGTTGTACGTCTGGTCCAGACGGGAGTTGTCCACCGCGGTCTGCAGGTCCAAGAAGGCGGGGATCCACCGGCCGCTGCCGCTGATCTCGGCGATCCGCTCGATGGCGGCCGGGCTCATCAGGGCCACCCACAGCCCGCCGTCCGAGCCGAAGCTCTTCTGCGGTGCGAAGTAGTACACGTCGGACTCGGCCGGGGCCATGGGCAGGCCGCCCGCTCCGGAGGTCGCGTCCCACACCATGAGCGCGCCGTCGTCGGCCCCGGCCACCCGCCGTACCGGCACGGCCACGCCGGTCGAGGTCTCGTTGTGCGGGCTGGCGTAGACGTCGACGCCGGGCTCGGGGGCGAACTGCGGCGCGTCACCGGGTTCGCTCGTGACGACGGTGGGGTCGGCGAGGAACGGCGCGGCCTTGGCAGCGGCGGCGAACTTGGAGCCGAACTCGCCGAAGGACAGGTGCTGGCTCTTGGTCCGGATCAGGCCGAACGTCGCGGCGTCCCAGAAGGCGGTGGAGCCGCCGTTGCTGAGCACGACCTCGTGCCCCTCGGGCAGCCCGAACATCTCGCGCAGGCCGGCGCGCAGCCGGCCCACCTGGCTCTTCACCGTCTTCTGCCGGTGCGAGGTGCCCAGGTAGCTCGTGGCCACCGCGCTGAGGGCCGCTACCTGCTCGGGACGGACCTTGCTCGGCCCAGAGCCGAACCGGCCGTCAGCCGGCCGGAGATCGGCCGGGATGACGATCTGGGTGGGATCGGTGCTGACGGCGTCAGTGCTCATGGCAGGCCCAAGGGTTCGCGGCTGGTCGGGAACGTCATCCAGCCTAGGTGCCGCCCCGCGGCGGCTCGAGCCAGGGGCCGCGGCCGGGCTACAGGTAGGACGGCTCGATCATCTCCGGGCCCCAGCCGGGCACCGCCTCGGGCTGGCGCGGTCCCGCTCCCACGTACCGGGCGGACGGGCGGACCAGCCGACCGGTGCGCTTCTGCTCCAGGATGTGCGCGCTCCACCCGGCCAGCCGGGCGCAGGTGAACATCGAGGTGAACAGGTGCGCCGGCACCTGGGCGAAGTCCAGCACGATGGCGGCCCAGAACTCGACGTTGGTCTCGAGCACCCGGTCCGGGCGGCGGGCGCGCAGCTCGCTGAGCGCCGCGCGCTCCAGCGCCTCGGCCGCCTCGAACCGGGGGGCGCCCAGCTGCTGGGCGGTGCGGCGCAGCACCCGGGCCCGCGGGTCCTGGGCCCGGTACACCCGGTGGCCGAAGCCCATCAGCCGCTCGCCCTTGTCGAGCACCGACTTCACGTAGCCCTCGGCGTCGCCGCTGCGCTCGATCTCCTCGATCATGCCGAGCACCCGGGACGGCGCCCCGCCGTGCAGCGGGCCGCTCATGGCGCCGACGGCGCCGGAGATCGAGGCCGCGACGTCCGCGCCGGTCGAGGCGATGACCCGGGCCGTGAACGTGGAGGCGTTCATGCCGTGCTCGGCGGCGGAGACGAAGTAGGCGTCGACGGCCTGCACGTGCTTGGGGTCCGGCTCGCCCCGCCAGCGGATCATGAACCGCTCGACGATGGTGTGCGCCTCGTCGATGTGGCTCTGCGGCACCATCGGCAGGCCGATCCCGCGCGCGGACTGCGCGACGAAGGACATGGCCATGACCGACACCCGGGCCAGGTCCTCGCGGGCGACCGTGTCGTCGATGTCCAGCAGCGGGTGCAGGCCCCACGCCGGGGCGAGCATGGCGATCGCGCTCTGCACGTCCACCCGGACGTCACCGGAGTGCACCGGGATCGGGAACGGCTCGGCCGGCGGCAGTCCCGGGTTGAACTCGTTGTCGACCAGCAGGCCCCACACGTTGCCGTAGGAGACCCGGCCCACGAGGTCCTCGATGTCCACGCCGCGGTAGCGCAGCGAGCCACCGTCCCTGTCCGGCTCCGCGATCTCGGTCTCGAAGGCGATGACGCCCTCCAGGCCGGGCTTGAAGTCCGACATGCGCCGCTCCTGTGCTCTGACCGGGGGGTGTCCGGCGATCTCGTCAATGGGCCTACCGGTGGGTAGCGCCCCCCATCTCACCACGCTCGCCCGAGCCCTGGCACATCGCGGGTGGGGCGGGGCGTGTGCGCTGTCCGGACGCCGTCCAGACGACGGGTCGTGCCCCAGGGTGCTAGGAACGGGCCCATGGAGCACGACTTCGCCGCCCTGCGCCGCGAGTACGCCGACCGGGGGCTGTCCGAGCAGGACGTCGCCACCGACCCGGTCGAGCAGTTCCACCGCTGGCTGGCCGACGCGGTCGCGGCCGGCATCCCCGAGCCGAACGCGATGGTCTTGGCCACGGTCGACCCCGACGGCCAGCCGAGCGCCCGCACCGTGCTGCTCAAGGGCGTCGACGCGCGCGGGTTCGTGTGGTTCACCAACTACCGCTCCCGCAAGGGCCGTGACCTCGAGGGGAACCCGAGGGCGGCCCTGCTGTTCGCGTGGGTGGGGATCGAACGGCAGGTGGGCGTCACCGGCACGGTCGAGCGGGTGGGCCCGGAGGAGTCGGCGTCCTACTTCGCGCAGCGGCCGCACAGCGCCCAGCTGGGCGCCTGGGCCAGCGAGCAGTCGGAGGTGATCCCGTCGCGGGACTGGCTGGAGGAGCGGGTCGCCGCCGTGGCGGCGCGGTACCCGGCTGGCAGGGCGGTGCCGATGCCGCCGCACTGGGGCGGGTTGCGGCTGGTGCCGGAGTCGCTGGAGTTCTGGCAGGGGCGGACCAGCCGGCTGCACGACCGGCTGCGGTACCGTCGGGACCCGGACTCGGCCCAGGGGTGGACGCTCGCCCGCCTGTCGCCGTGAGGGTCGGGTTCGTCAGGGTCCGAGCAGGGGGCCGGGCAGCAGCGACCCGCGGGCCCTGCCATGGGGCAGGAGAGCCGGAGGACGAATCCGGCGCCCGCGGGTCGGGTGACTGCCTGGTACTGGCCAACCGCCCTGCGGCCGGTCGCACCGGAGCCGGCGGCTAGCGGACAGCCACCTCGCTCGTCCGATCACTGATCAACTGTCGGACCACCTCCTCTCCTGCGTGCCTTCGACGGTACGTCGCCGACCCGACAGGTACCACCGGATTTGCGGATGGCACCCTGACGCCGTGTCCCGATCCTGGTGGCCGTCCCGGCCGGCTGCGCGCGCGCTGGCCAGGTCCGTCGTCGCCGACGTCACCCCGCTGCGGGTCTCGCCCGCCTACCGGCGGCTGTGGATCGGGCTGACCGTGTCCAACCTGGGCCAGCAGATGACCGCGGTGGCGATCGCCATCCAGGTGTTCGCGATCACCGGGTCGTCGCTGTCGGTGGGTCTGGTGGGAATGTTCGCGCTGGTGCCGCTCATCGGGTTCGGGCTGTACGGCGGGGCGATCGCGGACGCCGTGGACCGGCGCCGGCTGCTCATGGTGACGTCGTCCGGCCTGGCCGTGATGTCGGCGGTGCTGTTCGCGCAGGCACTGATGGGGCTGCGCTCGGTGGGCCTGCTCTACGCCGTGGTGGCGGTGCAGTCGGCGTTCTTCGCGGTGAACAACCCGGCCCGCGGCGCCGTGGTGCCGCGCCTGCTGCCGCTGGACCTGCTGCCGGCCGCGAACGCCCTCGGCCAGGTGACCTTCAACCTGGGATACACCCTCGGGCCGCTGCTGGGCGGTGCGGTGTACGGCCTGTTCGGGCCGCAGGCGGCCTACGGCACCGACCTGCTGACCTTCGGGGCGGCGCTCTACGCGACCTGGCGGCTGCCGTCGCTGCCGCCGCTGGGTGCGCGGCACGAGCGGGCCGGCCTGGTCATGGTGGCCGAGGGGCTGCGGTTCCTCAGGGGCCAGCGGATCCTGCTCATGGCGTTCGCGGTCGACCTGGTCGCCATGGTGTTCGGGATGCCGCGGGCGTTGTTTCCCGCGGTGGCCGAGACGTTCTACGGCGGGGGAGCGGGGACGGTAGGGCTGCTGGCGGCGGCGCCGGCGTTCGGGGCGCTCGCGGCCGCGCTGTTCTCCGGGGGCCTCAGCCGGGTGCGCTGGCAGGGCCGCGCGGTGCTCATCGCGATCATCATCTGGGGCGCGGCCATCGCGGCGTTCGGGCTCACCCGGACGCTGGTCGTCGGGATGGCGTTCCTGGCGGTGGCCGGCGCGGCCGACATGGTGAGTGCGGTGTTCCGGACGACGATCCTGCAGGTGGCCACCCCGGACGCGCTGCGCGGACGACTGCAGGGCGTGTTCATCGTGGTGGTGGCCGGCGGCCCGCGGCTCGGCGACGTCGAGTCGGGCGCGGTGGCCCAGCTGTTCACCCCGACCGTGTCCATCGTCAGCGGCGGCCTGCTGTGCATCGCCGGCGTGCTGCTGCTGGCGGCGCGCCACCCCGCCTTCGCCCGCTACGACGCCCAGTCCCCTGCCGGCTGACTTCCCCCGAGGACGGCGGCGGCGGTGCGCAGGTCGCTCACCAGGGCGGCGTAGGCGGCCTCGCGGTCGTCGGCGCGCAGCACGGCGGACGGGTGGGTGGTGGCCAGGAACCAGCCGGAGTGGACCGCGGCCGGCTCGTCGGCCCAGCCGGCCCGCGGGAGCAGCCGGCCGCGCATCGCAGTCACCCGAAACGACGGGCCGAGCAGCGCCTTGCCCGCGGTCGCGCCGAGCAGCACCACCACCAGCGGGTCGACGATGGACAGCTCGGCCCGCAGCCACGGCGCGCAGGCCGTGAGGTGGGCCAGGTCCGGCGTCTGGTGGATGCGCCGCCCGCCGGCCTGGCTGCGGAACCGGAAGTGCTTGACCGCGTTCGTCACGTAGGCGCTCGCCCGGTCGAGTCCGGCGTCGGTCATGGCCCGGTCGAGCAGCTGGCCGGCCGGGCCGACGAACGGCAGCCCGCGCCGGTCCTCGACGTCGCCCGGCTGCTCGCCGACCAGGGCGACCCGGGCGGTCGCGGACCCGGCCGAGAACACGGTCTGGGTGGCGCCCTCGAACAGCTCGCAGCCGCGGCAGCCGACGGCGGCCACCCGCAGGCCGTCCAGCCCGACCCCGGTCGGGACGAAGGCCGCGGCCCCGTCAACGGCCGCCCCCGTGGTCACCGGCGGCTCGGGCTCAGCCGTCGACCCACACCGAGACCAGCAACGCGGTGGCCTCCTCCGGGCTCATCCCGCTCATGGCCGCCTTGGACTTCAGCCGCTTGCGCAGCGACTTGGTGACCGGCACGACGAGCTCGACCTGCGGGTCGGCCGCCGTGTCATGCCCCCTGGTCGGCTTCTCCTCCCGCTTGTGCTTCTTCGGCTTCTTCACCGTCGACGGCGGGGTCGGCCGGACCGCGCTCGGCACGCTGCGCGGCATCAGCTCGGACAGCGACGGGATGGTGGCCCGCCCGGTCCGGGCCCGGGGCGGCTCCTCCGCGGCGGGCTTGCGCGCCTCAGCCTCGGCGACGGGCGGCAGCAGCGCGTCCCTCCCGGCCAGCGGAGCCGGCTCGGCGGCCTGCGGGTCGGCCGTCCGGCTGCGGGCCTCGGCCACCCAGGCGTCGACGTCGGTCGGCCCGCCGGCCTCGTCGGCCGGCTGGGCGCCGTGCGGCCCGAGCGTGCGGCGGGGCAGCGCCGGCCGGGGGGCCGGGTTGCGCGCGGGCCGGGGCGCCGGGTTCGATGCCGGCTCCGGCTCCGGCTCCGATGCCGACGCCGATGCCGACACCGGCTGGGACGGAGGCTTCTTGGTCATCGTCGTCCTCTGGTCAGGGGCCCGTCGTCGACCCGTTGGGCGAGCAGGGCCCCCAGGTGGTCGTCGAACGCGTCCGCGATCTCCCGGGCGCCGGACGACCGCCACGCCTGCACCGGCACGCACGCGCCCTCGGCCTGCTGGATGGCGGTGCGGTCCGGGATCACCGGCTCGACGAGCAGCCCGTCGTAGACCCGGCGCAGCTCCTCCAGCCGGTAGCGGTGCTCGAGCGACTGCGCCCGCATCTTGTTGACCACGATCCCGTACGGGCGCAGCCGCAGGTTGTCGGCCTGGACCAGGTCGACCGCCTCGAGCGCGGCCGCAGCGCCCTGCAGGGCGAACAGGCTCGGCTCGGCCACCACCACGGCCTGGTGGCTGGCGGCCAGCGCGTTGCGGGTCAGCGCGCCCAGGGACGGCGGGCTGTCGACCAGCACCAGGTCGTAGTCGGTCAGCCCGCTCATGGCGATCCGCAGCCGCAGGGTGGCCTCCCGGCCGACGTTCGCGTTGTGCCGTTCGAGCAGGGAGTCCGCGGCGATCAGCTCGACCTCGGGGCCCCAGCCGCTGGGCACGATGGCGTGGGCCAGCAGCTCGGGGCGCGGGTCGGAGAGCACGTCGCTGGCGGTGAACAGCACCCGGGCCGGGTCGAGCACGGTGGAGGCGTTGCCCTGCGGGTCGAGGTCGACCACCAGGATGCGCAGCCCGTGCTCCCACGCCGCGCCGGCCAGTCCGAGGGTCACCGAGGTCTTGCCGACCCCGCCCTTCAGGCTGATGACGCTGACGACTCGCACCCGGGGAGGCTAGCGCCTGAGCTGCTGGTAGCGACGCAGAGCCTCGGTCCGTTCCACCGAGTGGTCGACGATCCGGTCCGGGTAGCCGGCGGGCGGACCCCCTCGGAGGGCCCACGGCTCGTGCACCGCGGGGCCGGGGACGCCCCGCAGCTCGGGCACGTACCGCCGCACGTAGTCGCCGTCCGGGTCGAACCGCAGTCCCTGGCCCACCGGGTTGAACACCCGGTGGTACGGCGCGGCGTCGGTCCCGGTGCCGGCGACCCACTGCCAGCCGTGCTGGTTGCTGGCCAAGTCCCCGTCCACGAGGTGTCGCAGGAACCAGTGCGCGCCCAGCGGCCAGGGCAGGTGCAGGTCCTTGACCAGGAAGCTGGCCACCACCATCCGCACCCGGTTGTGCACCCAGCCCTCGGCGAGCAGCTGCCGCATCCCGGCGTCCACGAACGGGTAGCCGGTGCGCCCGGCCTGCCAGGCGGCCAGCCGCTGCTCCGCGAGCGCACCGGTGTCGTGCTCCAGGGCCGCCAGTCGCGGCTGCAGGGACGTCCGGGCCGACCCCGGCTGGTGGTGCAGGACGTCGGCGTAGAACTCCCGCCAGGCCAGCTCGCGGCGGAACGTCTCGTGCCCCGGGCGGTCGCCCAGCTCGGCCAGCAGGGTGCGCGGGTGCAGCTCGCCGTACTTCAGGTGCACCGACAGCCGAGAGGTCCGGTCGCGGTCGGGCCGGTCCCGGTCGCTCGCGTAGCCGTCCAGGTCGGCCTCGGCGAAGGCCAGCCAGCGCTCGGTCGCGGCCCGCTCGCCGGCGGGGGGCAGGACGACGGTGCCGAGGTCCGGCTCGGCCGGCAGCGCCTGGGCGCCGTCGAGCGCAGCCCAGCGCACCCGGTCCGTCCCGGCCGCGGGCGGCCGCCAGCCGTGCGCGCCCCAGGCCCGGTAGAACGGCGTGTAGACCCGGTACGGCGTGCCGTCGCCCGTGCGCACCCGCCCCGGCGCCACCGCGTACGGCGACCCGGTGCGCACCAACGCGACGCCGCGCCCGGCCAGGGCACGCTCGACCGCGGTGTCCCGTCCGGCCCCGTACGGCCCGTGGTCCGCGGCCACGTGGACCTCGTCGGCACCCAGCAGCGCGGCCACCGCGGGCAGCACCGCGACCGGGTCGCCGCGGCGCACGTGCAGCGCCCCACCGAGGTCGCCGTCCAGCGCCCGCAGGCTGCGGAGCAGGTAGGCCTGCCGGGGCGCCCCGGCAGGCCTCCACAGCGCCGGGTCCAGCACGAACAGCGGCAGCACCGAAGCGTTGTCCCGCGCAGCGGCGAGCAGCGCCGGGTTGTCGGCCAGCCGCAGGTCGCGGCGTACCCACCACACCCGAACGCCCATGGCCGTCGACCCTAGGGGCCGGGCGCGGACCCCGCAGTTCGGAGCTGGGGGGCAGCGAAGGCCGCCGTGATCGGTGAGAATGGGGGCCGGGTTCCCCACCGACGAGCGACAAGGCGGACCGGACCGCGTGAGCGATCTCATCGACACCACGGAGATGTACCTCCGCACGGTCTTCGAGCTGGAGGAGGAGGGCGTGGTCCCGCTGCGCGCCCGCATCGCCGAGCGGCTGGGCCAAAGCGGTCCCACCGTCAGCCAGACCGTGGCCCGGATGGAGCGCGACGGCCTGCTGGTCGTGCAGGGGGACCGGCACCTCGAGCTGACCCCCCAGGGCCGCCAGGTGGCGACCCGGGTGATGCGCAAGCACCGGCTGGCCGAGCGGCTGCTCGTCGACGTCATCGGGATGCCCTGGGAGGAGGTGCACGCCGAGGCCTGCCGCTGGGAGCACGTGATGTCCGAGGCGGTCGAGCTGCGGCTGCTCGAGCTGCTCGGCCACCCCACCGACTCCCCGTACGGCAACCCGATCCCCGGGCTGCACGAGCTGGGGGACGCCCCGAGGCCCGATCCGCACGAGCGGCTGGTCGGCCTCGACGAGGTCGCCACCGCGAGCCCCCGGCGGGTAGTTGTGCGCCGGATCGGTGAGCCGCTGCAGGGCGACCCGGCGCTCATGACCGCGCTGCGCCGGGCCGGCGTCCAGCCGGGGGAGCTGGTCAGGGTCCGCAGGTCGGACGGCACGGTGCTCGTGGGCAGCGCCGACGAGTACGCCGAGCTGAGCCTCGAGCTGGCCGCGCACGTGTCCGTGGTGCGCGCGTGACCGCGCCGGTCTTCGCCTCCGTTGCCGACGTCCGGGACCGGCTGGCGAGCGCCGGCTACCTGACCGACGACGCCATCGCGACCGTCGTGTTCCTGGCCGACCGGCGGGGCAAGCCGCTGCTCGTCGAGGGACCGGCCGGCGTCGGCAAGACCGAGCTGGCCAAGGCCGTGGCGGCGGCCACCGGCGCCGGGCTGGTGCGGCTGCAGTGCTACGAGGGGCTGGACGAGGCCCGTGCGCTCTACGAGTGGAACTACAAGAAGCAGCTGCTTCGGATCCAGGCCGCCCAGTCCTCCTCGGACGACGCCACCTGGGACGCCGTCCACGACGACATCTTCAGCGAGGAGTTCCTGCTCGAACGGCCGCTGCTCGCCGCGATCCGACGGACCGAGCCGACCGTGCTGCTCGTCGACGAGACCGACAAGGCCGATGTCGAGGTGGAGGGGCTGCTGCTCGAGGTGCTCTCCGACTTCCAGGTCACCGTCCCCGAGCTGGGCACCATCACGGCGACCCGGCGTCCGTTCGTCGTGCTGACGTCGAACGCCACGCGGGAGCTGTCCGAGGCGCTCAAGCGCCGGTGCCTGTACCTGCACCTGGACTACCCGGACGCCGCCCG includes:
- the pdxH gene encoding pyridoxamine 5'-phosphate oxidase, producing MEHDFAALRREYADRGLSEQDVATDPVEQFHRWLADAVAAGIPEPNAMVLATVDPDGQPSARTVLLKGVDARGFVWFTNYRSRKGRDLEGNPRAALLFAWVGIERQVGVTGTVERVGPEESASYFAQRPHSAQLGAWASEQSEVIPSRDWLEERVAAVAARYPAGRAVPMPPHWGGLRLVPESLEFWQGRTSRLHDRLRYRRDPDSAQGWTLARLSP
- a CDS encoding aldo/keto reductase; protein product: MDYTQLGRSGLSVSRIVLGTMNFGPVTDEPSSHAIMDRAHEHGINFFDTANVYGWGENKGRTEEIIGSWFAQGGGRRERTVLATKLYGDMGDWPNEGRLSALNIRRACDASLRRLQSDHIDLYQMHHVDRATPWEEIWGAMDVLRQQGKVLYVGSSNFAGWHLAKAQEAARRRGGLGLVSEQSIYNLLERSVELEVLPAADDYGLGVIPWSPLHGGLLGGVLRKEREGVRRTQGRAQEALELHREQIAAYEDLCGEQGVEPADVALAWLLSQPAVTGPIVGPRTLGQLDTAVSALDVALDEDTLARLDEIFPGPGGPAPEAYAW
- a CDS encoding citrate synthase 2 → MSDFKPGLEGVIAFETEIAEPDRDGGSLRYRGVDIEDLVGRVSYGNVWGLLVDNEFNPGLPPAEPFPIPVHSGDVRVDVQSAIAMLAPAWGLHPLLDIDDTVAREDLARVSVMAMSFVAQSARGIGLPMVPQSHIDEAHTIVERFMIRWRGEPDPKHVQAVDAYFVSAAEHGMNASTFTARVIASTGADVAASISGAVGAMSGPLHGGAPSRVLGMIEEIERSGDAEGYVKSVLDKGERLMGFGHRVYRAQDPRARVLRRTAQQLGAPRFEAAEALERAALSELRARRPDRVLETNVEFWAAIVLDFAQVPAHLFTSMFTCARLAGWSAHILEQKRTGRLVRPSARYVGAGPRQPEAVPGWGPEMIEPSYL
- a CDS encoding SAM-dependent methyltransferase: MPQPLDDALADLRPLLLDPDRLLRAVAGGRRRGATPTWRRVELRPVDLRAGRRLQVVAHDAAQAHTRNHAYGPEAATAVDELLAEPFGNWHLETVEATVQLRVTKKGEAQVHRAVAARELAVSRAHDRPKPRLVDPAEPFLHALGVTDAQGRVKPSRQDKYHQVEEFVRALDAVLDPARLPHRPVRVVDLGCGNAYLTFAAYRHLAGARGLPVELVGVDVKAQAREHNSAVAASLGWAGDVHFVQGTISDADVPAPDVVLALHACDTATDEALARAVRWQAPLVLAAPCCHNDLQRQLAAADRPPEPYGLLARHGILRERFADVLTDALRAALLRLLGYRVEVVEFVASQHTPRNTLIRAVRTGAAPTPELVAQYRELTAAWQVTPALARLLDDELADILR
- a CDS encoding MFS transporter, translating into MTAAAPSGSRGPRLVRDRLTWAGYLLLGLWAFFLYGFGPTVPLVGAELGVSRALSGLHGTAMAVGAVVAGLAGSAVVARFGRRLVLWSGVLGISAGLLLYVGGRSLPVTLAGALVAGTAGSFLVNTVNAVLADDHGSAAPAALSQANAMASGVGTVAPLVVGAAVAVGLGWRAGLLVLLPLAAAVYLSFRTVPVPEQLPVHRDAHPGGVRRLPAAYWVSWGVLVCVIAIEFCLSLWSGDLLRTRFALPPGYATASWGAVLAGMTVSRLLGSRWTARHAVDALLLRSLGVLLVGFAVFWAAPVAWLAVVGLVVAGLGMGLQYPLTIGRALHASAGRTDLASARASLGAGLAVGLGPFALGALADSFSVRAAFLLVPALALVAMAGLLASRRRLGVAG
- a CDS encoding MFS transporter, producing the protein MSRSWWPSRPAARALARSVVADVTPLRVSPAYRRLWIGLTVSNLGQQMTAVAIAIQVFAITGSSLSVGLVGMFALVPLIGFGLYGGAIADAVDRRRLLMVTSSGLAVMSAVLFAQALMGLRSVGLLYAVVAVQSAFFAVNNPARGAVVPRLLPLDLLPAANALGQVTFNLGYTLGPLLGGAVYGLFGPQAAYGTDLLTFGAALYATWRLPSLPPLGARHERAGLVMVAEGLRFLRGQRILLMAFAVDLVAMVFGMPRALFPAVAETFYGGGAGTVGLLAAAPAFGALAAALFSGGLSRVRWQGRAVLIAIIIWGAAIAAFGLTRTLVVGMAFLAVAGAADMVSAVFRTTILQVATPDALRGRLQGVFIVVVAGGPRLGDVESGAVAQLFTPTVSIVSGGLLCIAGVLLLAARHPAFARYDAQSPAG
- the serC gene encoding phosphoserine transaminase — protein: MSTDAVSTDPTQIVIPADLRPADGRFGSGPSKVRPEQVAALSAVATSYLGTSHRQKTVKSQVGRLRAGLREMFGLPEGHEVVLSNGGSTAFWDAATFGLIRTKSQHLSFGEFGSKFAAAAKAAPFLADPTVVTSEPGDAPQFAPEPGVDVYASPHNETSTGVAVPVRRVAGADDGALMVWDATSGAGGLPMAPAESDVYYFAPQKSFGSDGGLWVALMSPAAIERIAEISGSGRWIPAFLDLQTAVDNSRLDQTYNTPALATIFLMAEQVDWFNSQGGLDWCVQRTAESSGALYTWAEKSDFATPYVADPAKRSQVVGTIDLDDAVDATAVAKALRANGIVDTEPYRKLGRNQLRIAMFPSVDPADVAALTECIDFVVAQLG